The sequence TTTAGACTTAGTCTCTCAAGCAATAACTTAACATTATGACTTTGTTAAATGTACAAATGCCTATCACAAATTAATATCAACTGTGTACTATAAATGGGTAGATTAAGACTAGAATTGAATGGgagaaaaactaaaatatttcatcatttgataaaaataagaaattatgCCTTATCTTTTATAACACCAGCAATTGTTTGTAATGCTGATGCAATGTCTTTTACTGAGCTTACGAGCTGTTTCAAGTGAATTTCTATATTTGCTTGTATCTGAAGCATGTCAGGcaaaattctcctttcttctgatcTTCTGCTATGTCCATGCCTGCTACCTCCATCCTGAGCGTCACTGTCTTCTATTAAAAAAGGAGGTAATTCTGAAGAGTAAGTGTGGTCCATTGACACAATGGATATTGTCATTTCTTGCTCCTCTGGAGTGCCCTCATCCAATGTTACAACAACTTTCGAGTCTGTTATGACCAGAGATGCTATCCCAGATGGCCCAGGAGTTGGTTCTGCAACATCTAAAAAATGCAaatctatattttaatttttataatatacatttcttgAGTCTGATAAGACAACACATGTATTATACTCCTAAACCAACATATATCAGCATACAaatcattttacttttcttgtattTAGAATGTGTtgcttaatataaaaaaaatagtcaagTATTACAAAGTTTCAAACTATAAGCACATCACAAAAAGGGAATAGATTTTGTGTCCCCCCTCTTGATTTAAAACATGTTAACTCACCATCAACTTCTGTCTCATTTTCATAAACCCCTAGTAAACCAGTAATATCAACAGGCTCAGTCAGTGTCAGAATAGTTTCTTCAAGAGGAGTGTAGTTTGTGAGAACTGCTGGGCCACCACCTGGAAACCAAGAACAAAAGgttaataaattaaataacataTAGGAAATCTGAACTTATCACAAGTCTTTTACTTGATAATGAACTgacactgatattttttttctgattttgttaaCATTCTCACATCCCTTGACCATCTTGTCTTCATTATGGGCAATAAATTTAATGCAGACTGgattctaaattttttttttaacttaaaaatcatataaaacaacTGAGCCTTCATGATATCAAATAGTAAAATTGCCTGAGTAACCAATGTTAAATCCAATATTATAATTGTGTTATGATGTGATCTGAATTATTAagctgatatttatttatgtatgattcgCAACTTGATGAGTCAAGTTTGCTATTTTTAATTAcgtcaaaaaataaatatctattagaATACATTTATGAAGTTGATTTAAGAAATGACTATTCCTATgtattaaaaactaataataataatgcaaaatgaaTAAGATCCTACatgtaatactgctattatttacttgatgagtcatatttattttatttacttcaaaaAATCCATCCATTAGACTACATCTGTGAAGGATGATCATATGGTGaaaattgttcttataattgtagatgtttcaggaaataagttatttttaaaatcaataaaCACTCAGAGACTAAATAATACCAAACAAATaagattatacatttaatattaccattctttATGCTGTATTGTTGGCCTTTGTTTAATCAAATTTCTAGATTTTTTCATATAAGGGAACTGATACATAGGCAATTACTAAGATATTTCtacattctattttctttatgacAATATGCTTTATCTCCATATTGTGTTATGCATCAGTGAGTGTACTATCATATTGCACTTGATATTACCCTTACATTACTTTGAGTTACTATGTcatggatattaaaaaaatatccatgacatgacatagataataaaaaaaaaaaaaattggtactcACTCCTACTTCAACTATTCTGTGACAAGAATATAAAGTTATTATATGACATGTACTGTTTTTCCTTTACTCTAACTATAAAGGATAAGTTTCAAGCACTTGTGACTAATTTCAACAACTCATGTTGACGGTACC is a genomic window of Penaeus chinensis breed Huanghai No. 1 chromosome 23, ASM1920278v2, whole genome shotgun sequence containing:
- the LOC125037585 gene encoding uncharacterized protein LOC125037585 isoform X2, translating into MGGTGGGPAVLTNYTPLEETILTLTEPVDITGLLGVYENETEVDEPTPGPSGIASLVITDSKVVVTLDEGTPEEQEMTISIVSMDHTYSSELPPFLIEDSDAQDGGSRHGHSRRSEERRILPDMLQIQANIEIHLKQLVSSVKDIASALQTIAGVIKDKA
- the LOC125037585 gene encoding uncharacterized protein LOC125037585 isoform X1 is translated as MGGTGGGPAVLTNYTPLEETILTLTEPVDITGLLGVYENETEVDDVAEPTPGPSGIASLVITDSKVVVTLDEGTPEEQEMTISIVSMDHTYSSELPPFLIEDSDAQDGGSRHGHSRRSEERRILPDMLQIQANIEIHLKQLVSSVKDIASALQTIAGVIKDKA